From a single Bacillus sp. NEB1478 genomic region:
- a CDS encoding Maf family protein: MKHLILASSSPRRSELLSLTLLPFEIYPSTLEEKMDLTLSPSRLVESLAEQKAADVFQSHPNHVILGADTIVSFQNNRLGKPQNKEEAVQMLNLLSGQTHEVYTGVCIMDKNQKQLFSVKTSVTFYTLDEEIISWYIGTNEPFDKAGSYGIQGSGSLLVEKLDGDYFNVVGLPISKVVRVLQDFGFSFTGSVTKTEN; this comes from the coding sequence ATGAAACACCTCATTTTAGCCTCTTCTTCACCTCGAAGATCTGAACTTCTGTCATTAACGCTTCTTCCATTTGAAATCTATCCAAGTACACTTGAAGAAAAAATGGATTTAACTCTTTCTCCTAGTCGGCTGGTAGAATCACTCGCTGAACAAAAAGCTGCCGATGTCTTCCAATCTCACCCGAACCATGTCATCTTGGGTGCTGATACGATTGTGTCTTTTCAAAACAACCGACTTGGGAAACCTCAGAATAAAGAAGAAGCAGTTCAAATGCTAAACTTGCTGTCTGGGCAAACACATGAAGTTTATACAGGTGTTTGTATTATGGACAAAAACCAAAAGCAGCTATTTTCAGTTAAAACAAGTGTAACGTTCTATACGCTAGATGAGGAAATAATCTCATGGTATATCGGAACAAATGAACCATTCGATAAAGCGGGAAGTTATGGCATACAAGGTTCAGGGTCTTTGCTCGTAGAAAAGTTGGATGGAGATTACTTTAATGTTGTAGGGTTGCCGATTTCGAAAGTGGTTAGAGTACTGCAGGATTTCGGATTTTCTTTCACCGGGTCAGTCACGAAGACTGAAAATTGA
- the ysxE gene encoding spore coat protein YsxE, with product MTTERETLNYGPVLFHYDLFPEKLERHGKVMKVITKRGTFALKEAEMSEEERNWFTHVIQRLSEIGFHQVVPLYPTKFGDYTVQLGSKTYYLMPWFASDDRNEKGKEEVLLDQIGKIHALTLKEQEFSNEVVEHSFQFLMNRWENRQFEMERFTEEAEQKVYMSPFELTYLSHFHQIMRMTEEAKRRLKEWYDTCQREKRYRSVLCHGKVSRNHLIFNPTGEGHLLNFEKAVLDTPVRDLAVYFRRAVHQREWTKEHGKQLLDIYEKHVPLLNEERGLFISYLSYPEPVFNAVDLYYYKRNQFSQIELVHRLEKRIRAMKNIRDFCELIMQAPPPPLEIGNAPTKIHINDEDHI from the coding sequence ATGACAACGGAAAGAGAAACATTAAATTACGGGCCCGTCCTTTTTCATTATGATCTGTTTCCTGAAAAACTAGAACGGCATGGAAAAGTAATGAAGGTCATAACGAAAAGGGGTACTTTTGCACTTAAAGAAGCTGAAATGAGCGAAGAAGAACGAAACTGGTTCACCCATGTAATCCAACGTTTATCCGAAATCGGCTTTCATCAAGTTGTTCCATTATATCCGACTAAATTTGGAGATTATACGGTCCAGCTTGGATCAAAAACGTATTATTTAATGCCGTGGTTCGCATCAGACGATAGGAACGAAAAAGGAAAAGAGGAAGTTCTTTTAGATCAAATTGGGAAAATACATGCATTAACACTAAAAGAACAAGAATTTTCTAATGAGGTAGTAGAGCATTCTTTTCAATTTTTAATGAATAGATGGGAAAACAGACAATTTGAAATGGAGAGATTTACAGAGGAAGCAGAACAAAAAGTGTATATGTCTCCTTTTGAATTAACGTATTTAAGTCATTTTCACCAGATTATGAGGATGACAGAAGAAGCAAAGCGAAGATTAAAAGAATGGTATGATACTTGCCAGCGCGAAAAAAGATATAGAAGTGTGCTATGTCATGGTAAGGTATCAAGAAATCACTTGATTTTTAATCCAACAGGTGAAGGTCACCTGTTAAATTTTGAAAAAGCCGTACTAGATACGCCAGTTAGAGATTTAGCCGTTTATTTTAGAAGAGCCGTTCACCAGCGTGAATGGACAAAGGAACATGGAAAGCAATTATTGGATATTTATGAAAAGCATGTTCCTCTATTGAATGAAGAGCGAGGATTATTCATTAGTTATTTATCTTATCCTGAACCGGTTTTCAATGCGGTTGATCTTTATTATTATAAACGGAACCAATTTTCTCAAATAGAATTGGTTCACAGGCTGGAAAAAAGAATACGAGCGATGAAAAATATCCGCGATTTTTGCGAATTGATCATGCAAGCTCCTCCACCGCCATTGGAAATAGGTAATGCACCAACTAAAATTCATATAAATGATGAAGATCACATATAG
- a CDS encoding folylpolyglutamate synthase/dihydrofolate synthase family protein has protein sequence MLKSYNEALTWIHSLLKFGIKPGLKRVEWLLERTGNPENKLKCIHVAGTNGKGSTVAYLRSMFNTAGYSAGTFTSPYLISFNERISMDGNPIEEDELLRFARLLKPLVEEVSQTSLGSPTEFEVITVISLLYFAEKKPDIVIYEVGLGGLYDSTNVITPILSLITNIGFDHMGILGDTLEEIAFQKAGIIKEEVPVISTVDQDLAVKVIKKKAKDMNAESFFAGIDFSSEHKGSLLSGEKFVFHGMRGNKLELEISMKGHHQVKNAGLALAAVEFLSQENMYHFTYDQIKDGIMKAFWAGRFEKAACSPDIILDGAHNLQGIQALRQTLQQHYTNKNIYLLFAALHDKEYKTMMKELEDIVKGAYFTSFDFPRAASAEMLLAESPFQNAQAIEPWKEALSEAKVHLKDEDVLIITGSLYFISEVRKTFSKI, from the coding sequence ATGTTGAAATCATATAACGAAGCGTTGACATGGATTCATAGTTTATTAAAATTTGGTATTAAACCCGGTTTGAAAAGAGTGGAATGGCTACTTGAAAGAACAGGCAACCCAGAAAATAAATTAAAGTGCATACATGTTGCAGGTACAAATGGCAAAGGCTCAACAGTTGCTTATTTACGAAGTATGTTCAATACAGCCGGTTACAGTGCTGGTACATTTACTTCACCATATTTGATCTCGTTTAACGAGAGAATTTCAATGGATGGAAATCCGATTGAAGAAGATGAGTTATTACGTTTTGCTAGATTATTAAAACCCCTTGTAGAGGAAGTTTCTCAAACCTCATTAGGAAGTCCCACAGAATTTGAAGTCATTACCGTGATATCCTTGCTGTATTTTGCAGAAAAAAAGCCAGACATCGTCATCTATGAAGTTGGTTTAGGCGGGTTGTATGACTCTACTAACGTTATAACGCCAATCTTAAGTCTAATAACAAATATAGGTTTTGATCATATGGGCATTTTAGGTGACACACTGGAAGAAATAGCTTTTCAAAAAGCAGGGATTATTAAAGAGGAAGTTCCTGTTATTTCAACAGTCGATCAGGATCTTGCAGTAAAAGTAATAAAGAAAAAGGCAAAAGACATGAACGCTGAGTCATTCTTTGCTGGAATCGATTTCTCATCTGAACATAAGGGAAGTTTATTGAGCGGAGAAAAGTTCGTATTTCATGGCATGCGAGGAAATAAGCTTGAACTTGAAATCAGTATGAAGGGTCATCACCAAGTAAAAAATGCTGGGCTTGCTTTGGCTGCTGTTGAATTTTTGAGCCAGGAAAATATGTATCATTTTACTTATGATCAAATAAAAGATGGGATTATGAAAGCTTTTTGGGCTGGAAGATTTGAAAAAGCAGCGTGTTCGCCCGATATAATATTAGACGGTGCACATAATCTGCAAGGAATACAGGCTCTTAGACAAACCTTACAGCAGCATTATACAAATAAAAACATTTATCTCTTATTTGCTGCCTTACATGATAAAGAATATAAGACGATGATGAAAGAGCTAGAAGATATTGTAAAGGGAGCCTATTTCACTAGTTTTGATTTTCCTAGAGCGGCTTCTGCCGAGATGCTTTTGGCTGAAAGTCCGTTTCAAAATGCCCAAGCAATCGAACCTTGGAAGGAAGCTCTATCAGAAGCAAAAGTACATCTTAAAGATGAAGATGTATTGATAATAACTGGATCTCTTTATTTTATTTCCGAAGTAAGAAAAACATTTTCAAAAATCTGA
- a CDS encoding LysM peptidoglycan-binding domain-containing protein produces MSQSKLRFSIEESVWLKKGQEVAEVLSMSLDPEISITEEANQVCIKGALILCGKYCTENKDDNQTGDHPFSDGASYRSLTQLNVSGDGVTELVHRFPVDITIPSYRVEDSSQVKVEVESFEYELPNSTCIEISASICIYGIKDEKQRQDNQPNEEFSFNHFHPEEAEIRAVHPEEKSDIFTPFQFEARQTPMNSNQQNELKSNFEKEILEVRAEKKTAFEFKPQFEATDDTTMDATFDTLKSIAFSNEDVRNTDDDDEDAGADAAYELVDEYSEQPRDEESLQHDQYESYEHSNEQPEHSYPSYQNPYQYQTNGYEPYPEQQAQEPQYNQVYHPQSNSYTGYNPQNYVQRPYNEPSYGEQEYQEESAYEEQNFHQTDENHHNQYVYDEHTEEYEQDSEQYESAQYEAVSANNREEEPRNENALYLTKMLSGNDDNFSRMKMYILQRGDSLEHICERYDISLNTLMRMNKIQQEELCEGQIIYIPVSSR; encoded by the coding sequence ATGAGTCAATCGAAGCTGCGTTTCTCCATTGAGGAGTCTGTTTGGCTTAAGAAAGGACAGGAAGTAGCTGAAGTCTTGTCGATGTCATTAGATCCAGAGATTAGTATAACCGAAGAAGCCAATCAGGTTTGTATCAAGGGAGCTCTTATTCTTTGCGGGAAATATTGTACAGAAAACAAAGATGATAATCAAACAGGTGATCATCCGTTTTCAGATGGTGCTTCATACCGTTCTCTTACACAGTTAAATGTTTCAGGTGACGGGGTAACGGAACTAGTACATCGCTTCCCTGTGGACATTACGATTCCTTCTTACCGAGTAGAAGATTCCAGCCAGGTAAAAGTTGAAGTGGAGTCCTTTGAATATGAGCTTCCAAATTCAACTTGCATCGAGATTTCAGCATCAATTTGTATTTATGGAATAAAAGATGAAAAACAACGTCAAGATAATCAACCTAATGAAGAGTTCAGTTTTAATCATTTTCACCCGGAAGAAGCAGAAATTCGTGCAGTTCATCCAGAAGAGAAGTCTGACATTTTTACACCTTTTCAATTTGAAGCGAGGCAGACACCTATGAATTCTAATCAGCAGAATGAACTTAAATCAAATTTTGAAAAAGAAATATTGGAAGTACGCGCTGAAAAGAAAACTGCTTTTGAATTTAAACCTCAATTTGAAGCCACTGACGACACAACTATGGATGCAACATTTGATACATTAAAATCGATTGCCTTTTCTAATGAAGATGTAAGAAACACAGACGACGATGATGAAGATGCAGGTGCAGATGCAGCATATGAATTAGTGGATGAATATTCAGAACAGCCACGAGATGAAGAAAGTTTGCAGCACGATCAGTATGAAAGTTATGAACATTCAAATGAACAGCCTGAACATTCCTATCCTTCTTATCAAAATCCATACCAGTATCAAACAAACGGATATGAACCTTATCCAGAGCAGCAAGCTCAAGAACCTCAATATAATCAAGTTTATCATCCGCAATCGAACTCTTATACGGGTTATAATCCGCAAAATTATGTACAGAGACCATACAATGAACCGTCATATGGGGAACAGGAATATCAAGAAGAATCTGCTTATGAAGAACAGAATTTCCATCAGACAGATGAGAATCATCATAATCAATACGTGTATGATGAACACACAGAAGAATATGAACAAGACTCCGAACAATATGAATCAGCACAATACGAAGCAGTCTCAGCAAATAACCGGGAGGAAGAACCTAGGAATGAGAATGCTTTATATTTAACCAAAATGTTATCGGGGAATGATGATAATTTCTCAAGAATGAAAATGTATATTTTGCAGCGCGGTGATTCACTGGAGCATATTTGTGAGAGATATGATATTTCATTAAATACACTCATGCGTATGAATAAGATTCAACAAGAAGAATTATGTGAAGGACAAATTATTTATATCCCTGTCAGTTCACGTTAA
- a CDS encoding rod shape-determining protein yields MFGGFSRDLGIDLGTANTLVYVKGKGVVVREPSVVALRTDTGSIEAVGNAAKNMIGRTPGNIVAVRPMKDGVIADFETTATMMKYFIQQAQKNRSVFARKPYVMVCVPSGITAVEKRAVEDATKQAGAREAYTIEEPFAAAIGADLPVWEPTGSMVVDIGGGTTEVAIISLGGIVTSQSIRIAGDEMDDAIIAYIKKTYNLMIGERTAETLKLDIGSAGDPDGIEDMDIRGRDLLTGLPKTITITAEEVSSALRDTVNSIMDAVKVTLEKTPPELAADIMDRGIVLTGGGALLRNLDKVISDETKMPVIVAENALDCVAVGTGRALENLHLFKSKAGITSRSKSK; encoded by the coding sequence ATGTTTGGTGGATTTTCAAGAGATTTAGGAATTGATTTAGGAACTGCAAACACACTTGTTTACGTGAAGGGCAAGGGTGTTGTTGTGCGTGAACCTTCCGTTGTTGCGTTGCGTACTGACACAGGTTCAATTGAAGCGGTAGGTAATGCTGCTAAAAATATGATTGGTCGTACTCCTGGTAATATTGTTGCCGTTAGACCAATGAAAGACGGAGTAATTGCTGATTTTGAAACAACAGCAACTATGATGAAATATTTTATTCAGCAAGCACAAAAGAACCGTTCTGTATTTGCTCGTAAGCCATACGTAATGGTTTGTGTGCCATCTGGAATTACTGCTGTAGAAAAACGTGCGGTTGAGGATGCAACAAAACAAGCTGGTGCTCGTGAAGCATATACAATTGAAGAGCCGTTTGCTGCTGCAATCGGTGCAGATCTTCCTGTTTGGGAACCAACTGGAAGTATGGTCGTTGATATTGGTGGAGGAACTACAGAAGTTGCCATCATTTCTCTTGGCGGAATTGTAACTAGCCAGTCAATCCGCATCGCAGGTGACGAAATGGATGATGCGATCATCGCTTACATTAAAAAGACTTATAACTTAATGATTGGTGAAAGAACGGCAGAAACACTTAAGCTTGATATTGGATCTGCTGGAGATCCAGACGGTATTGAAGACATGGATATTCGCGGTAGAGATTTATTGACAGGGCTTCCAAAAACGATTACGATTACGGCGGAAGAAGTTTCCAGTGCGCTGCGCGATACGGTAAACAGCATTATGGATGCTGTTAAAGTTACCCTTGAAAAAACTCCCCCAGAACTTGCGGCTGATATTATGGATCGCGGTATCGTTCTTACAGGTGGTGGAGCTTTATTAAGAAACTTGGATAAAGTCATCAGTGATGAAACTAAGATGCCTGTTATCGTTGCAGAAAACGCGTTGGATTGTGTAGCAGTTGGAACTGGCCGTGCGCTTGAAAACCTGCACCTTTTCAAATCAAAAGCTGGTATTACTTCTAGATCTAAATCCAAGTAA
- a CDS encoding valine--tRNA ligase, whose product MTNEQKELTMPTKYDPKATEENRYDFWVKGKFFEAKGEKDKQPYTIVIPPPNVTGKLHLGHAWDTTLQDILTRTKRMQGYDVLWLPGMDHAGIATQAKVEGKLREEGVSRYDLGREKFLEKSWEWKEEYADFIRQQWSKLGLGLDYSRERFTLDEGLSEAVNEVFVSLYEKGLIYRGEYIINWDPQTKTALSDIEVIHQDVQGAFYHMKYPLADGSGVIEVATTRPETMLGDTAIAVHPKDERYQHLIGKKAILPIVGREIEIVGDDYVDKEFGSGAVKITPAHDPNDFEIGNRHNLERILVMDEGGKMNENAGAYQGMDRFECRKQIVKDLQEQGVLFKIEEHLHSVGHSERSGAVVEPYLSTQWFIKMKPLAEEAIKLQKGEDKVNFVPDRFENTYMRWIENIRDWCISRQLWWGHRIPAWHHKETGEIYVGKTEPNDPENWEQDIDVLDTWFSSALWPFSTMGWPDEKSEDFKRYFPGSVLVTGYDIITFWVSRMIFQSLEFTNQKPFNDVLIHGLVRDSDGRKMSKSLGNGVDPMDVIEKYGADALRFFLSTGSSPGNDLRFYWEKVESTWNFANKIWNASRFALMNMDGMKYEEIDLSGEKSLADQWILTRLNETVEDITRLIDAYEFGEVGRLLYNFIWDDLCDWYIEMAKLPLYGEDEGAKKTTRSVLAYVLDQTLRMLHPFMPFITEEIWQHLPHEGESITIASWPVKKDDLHFPEAAKEFALVTEVIRSVRNTRSEMNVAPSKPIELQIKPKNKEILNALEKNRHYLIRFCNPSELLISDEISAPEKSMSTVLTGLEMYLPLEGLLNIDEEIKRLEKEAEKYAKEVERVQKKLSNEGFMKKAPEKVIAEERAKQNDYQEKMDNVLARIKELQS is encoded by the coding sequence ATGACAAACGAACAAAAAGAACTAACAATGCCTACTAAATACGACCCAAAAGCAACCGAAGAAAATCGTTATGATTTCTGGGTAAAAGGAAAGTTTTTTGAGGCGAAAGGGGAAAAAGATAAGCAGCCGTATACGATTGTAATCCCGCCGCCTAACGTAACAGGAAAACTGCACTTAGGTCATGCATGGGATACAACGCTTCAAGATATTTTAACGCGTACTAAAAGAATGCAAGGATATGATGTTTTGTGGCTTCCTGGAATGGACCATGCTGGTATAGCCACTCAAGCAAAGGTAGAAGGAAAGCTTCGTGAGGAAGGTGTTTCACGCTATGATCTCGGCCGTGAGAAGTTCCTTGAAAAATCTTGGGAATGGAAGGAAGAATATGCTGATTTTATTCGTCAGCAGTGGTCAAAACTTGGTCTCGGATTAGATTACTCACGAGAACGTTTTACATTAGATGAGGGTCTGTCTGAAGCGGTTAATGAAGTGTTTGTATCACTATACGAAAAAGGTTTGATCTATCGCGGGGAATATATAATCAACTGGGATCCACAAACCAAAACAGCTCTTTCTGATATTGAAGTTATCCATCAAGATGTTCAAGGTGCTTTTTATCATATGAAATACCCGCTTGCCGATGGTTCTGGTGTTATTGAAGTAGCGACTACTCGTCCAGAAACAATGCTTGGGGACACTGCGATCGCTGTTCATCCTAAAGATGAGCGCTATCAGCATCTAATCGGAAAAAAAGCAATTTTGCCGATCGTTGGACGTGAGATTGAAATCGTTGGCGATGATTATGTTGACAAGGAATTTGGTTCAGGAGCTGTAAAGATTACACCTGCTCACGATCCTAATGATTTTGAAATCGGAAACAGACACAATCTTGAACGTATCTTGGTTATGGATGAAGGCGGAAAGATGAACGAAAATGCGGGTGCATACCAAGGCATGGATCGTTTTGAATGCCGTAAACAAATCGTTAAAGATCTTCAGGAGCAAGGTGTACTGTTCAAGATCGAAGAGCATTTGCATTCAGTAGGACACTCTGAAAGAAGCGGTGCAGTTGTTGAGCCATACCTTTCTACACAATGGTTTATTAAGATGAAACCTTTAGCAGAAGAAGCGATTAAACTTCAAAAAGGTGAAGATAAAGTTAATTTTGTTCCAGATCGGTTTGAAAACACATATATGCGCTGGATCGAAAATATTCGCGACTGGTGTATTTCCCGCCAGCTATGGTGGGGTCACCGTATTCCAGCTTGGCATCATAAAGAAACAGGTGAAATATATGTTGGCAAGACAGAACCTAATGACCCTGAAAATTGGGAGCAGGATATAGATGTATTAGATACTTGGTTTTCTTCGGCTCTTTGGCCATTTTCTACAATGGGCTGGCCTGATGAAAAATCAGAAGACTTCAAACGCTACTTCCCTGGCAGCGTACTTGTAACAGGGTACGATATTATTACATTCTGGGTTTCAAGAATGATCTTCCAATCACTTGAGTTTACTAACCAGAAGCCGTTTAATGATGTTTTGATCCACGGCCTTGTTCGTGATTCAGATGGTCGAAAGATGAGTAAGTCTCTAGGAAATGGTGTCGATCCTATGGATGTGATAGAAAAATACGGAGCAGATGCATTACGGTTTTTCTTATCTACTGGAAGTTCACCAGGAAACGATCTTCGCTTTTACTGGGAGAAGGTTGAATCTACTTGGAATTTCGCCAATAAAATATGGAATGCATCTCGTTTTGCGCTAATGAACATGGATGGCATGAAATATGAAGAAATCGATTTAAGCGGTGAAAAATCACTAGCTGATCAATGGATTCTAACCCGCCTGAATGAGACGGTTGAAGATATTACTCGATTAATTGATGCATATGAGTTTGGCGAAGTTGGCCGCCTCCTTTATAACTTTATTTGGGATGACTTGTGTGACTGGTATATTGAAATGGCGAAACTTCCTTTATACGGCGAAGATGAAGGTGCAAAGAAAACAACGCGTTCAGTACTCGCTTACGTACTTGATCAAACATTAAGAATGCTTCATCCTTTCATGCCATTTATTACAGAAGAAATCTGGCAGCATCTTCCTCATGAAGGGGAATCAATCACGATCGCTTCATGGCCGGTGAAAAAAGATGACTTGCATTTCCCGGAAGCTGCAAAAGAATTTGCGTTAGTGACAGAAGTGATTCGTTCTGTTCGTAATACACGATCTGAAATGAACGTTGCACCAAGTAAGCCGATTGAACTGCAGATCAAACCTAAAAATAAAGAAATTCTCAATGCTTTAGAAAAGAACCGTCACTATTTGATTCGTTTCTGTAATCCGAGTGAACTTTTAATCTCGGATGAGATCTCTGCCCCGGAAAAAAGCATGAGTACTGTTTTAACAGGCTTAGAAATGTACCTTCCGCTTGAAGGCTTATTAAATATCGATGAAGAGATTAAGCGACTTGAAAAAGAAGCAGAAAAGTACGCGAAAGAAGTAGAGCGTGTACAGAAAAAGTTAAGCAATGAAGGCTTTATGAAAAAAGCTCCTGAAAAAGTTATTGCTGAAGAACGTGCAAAACAAAATGACTATCAAGAAAAAATGGATAACGTTCTAGCACGAATTAAAGAACTTCAAAGCTGA
- a CDS encoding sensor domain-containing diguanylate cyclase: MKARKQIYLIFAWVLLFPLAFWSANHMDANQTALNLVDLALITFLVVIVSLFPLRVLDTTISLMQGITLAVFLYYGLVAELIVTLLGTLAMFIGMKINWIKEYFRVLANTLMFAWITIIAASVFYMLGGETGPFPKDGSIHLVPIIGYFVISIALNHISVYFMRTILYEQKCAFFDRDLWWDLLSEVLVLPVGLMLYLLYSQMGQPAIFYVGLPFLSLSIIINLFHSSKQINDSLQKASEIGQQLSEHLKVNDILDIFIEKLIAFMPVDFAFIYDADSGEHLQIIRKYESEEGILTAVPIRKHEAISGRVWSTGNSIQYNSIKSWFKISELFFQGKAESVVSVPMIRNQKIVGIITFASKNKRSYQKHHLIILEILANYLAVAIDNARNYESTKLKSEQCSLTGLYNYRFFEDLLTSMYNRREYFKKPFSVILLDIDHFKSVNDSYGHQSGNEVLILLAKRLEEFMGNRGTVARYGGEEFIILLPEANEKDCFDIAEQLRFFISDTAFEVNNDLTDKLRHHIYITASIGIATAPHQGEDPLTLIRNADRAMYTGAKQQGRNKVAAYTG, encoded by the coding sequence ATGAAAGCAAGAAAACAAATATATTTAATATTTGCATGGGTATTGCTGTTTCCATTAGCTTTTTGGTCTGCCAATCACATGGATGCTAATCAAACGGCGTTAAATTTAGTCGATCTTGCTCTTATTACATTTTTAGTTGTTATCGTTTCCTTGTTTCCTTTAAGAGTTTTAGATACTACCATTTCATTGATGCAAGGGATTACATTAGCTGTATTTCTTTACTACGGATTGGTTGCTGAATTGATTGTAACTTTACTGGGTACATTAGCTATGTTTATTGGCATGAAAATAAACTGGATTAAGGAATATTTTAGAGTACTCGCAAACACCTTAATGTTTGCATGGATTACGATTATTGCAGCCAGTGTTTTTTATATGCTGGGCGGAGAAACGGGACCTTTTCCTAAAGACGGTTCCATTCATTTAGTGCCTATCATCGGCTATTTCGTTATTAGTATTGCACTAAATCATATATCTGTTTATTTTATGCGCACTATCCTTTATGAACAAAAATGTGCATTCTTTGATCGTGATTTATGGTGGGATTTATTATCAGAAGTACTTGTTTTACCGGTTGGATTAATGTTGTATCTGCTTTATTCACAAATGGGACAGCCCGCCATTTTTTATGTTGGACTGCCGTTCCTATCACTTTCTATCATTATTAATCTTTTTCATTCGAGTAAACAGATTAATGATTCCCTTCAAAAGGCAAGTGAGATTGGACAGCAGCTATCAGAACATTTAAAAGTGAACGATATACTAGATATCTTTATTGAAAAATTAATTGCCTTTATGCCTGTTGATTTCGCTTTTATATATGATGCAGATTCAGGAGAACATTTACAAATTATTCGGAAATACGAGAGTGAAGAAGGAATCCTCACTGCTGTCCCAATAAGAAAGCACGAAGCGATCAGCGGAAGAGTTTGGTCAACCGGAAATAGCATTCAGTATAATTCGATTAAGTCGTGGTTCAAAATATCTGAACTTTTTTTTCAAGGAAAAGCTGAATCTGTTGTTTCTGTGCCTATGATACGCAATCAAAAAATTGTAGGAATCATTACATTTGCTTCTAAAAATAAACGTTCCTACCAAAAACATCACCTTATTATTTTAGAGATTCTGGCTAACTATTTAGCTGTAGCGATTGATAATGCCAGAAACTATGAATCTACAAAATTAAAAAGTGAACAATGTTCATTAACTGGATTATATAATTATCGCTTTTTTGAGGATTTGTTAACAAGTATGTATAATCGCCGTGAATATTTTAAAAAGCCTTTCTCGGTCATACTGCTTGATATTGATCATTTTAAATCAGTTAATGACTCCTATGGTCACCAAAGCGGGAATGAAGTGCTCATTCTTCTTGCTAAGAGACTGGAAGAATTTATGGGGAATAGAGGAACTGTTGCCAGGTATGGCGGTGAAGAATTTATCATACTTCTGCCAGAAGCTAATGAAAAAGACTGTTTTGATATAGCAGAACAGCTTCGTTTCTTTATTTCAGATACAGCTTTTGAGGTTAACAATGACTTAACTGACAAGCTTAGACATCATATTTACATAACAGCAAGTATTGGAATTGCTACTGCTCCCCATCAAGGAGAAGATCCGTTGACACTGATCAGAAATGCAGATCGTGCCATGTATACGGGCGCAAAACAGCAAGGCCGAAATAAGGTTGCGGCATATACAGGCTAA
- the radC gene encoding DNA repair protein RadC, whose amino-acid sequence MIRDYPIQERPRERMLQEGPDSLSNYELLAILLRTGTKQMSAIQLSHHIIQHFEGLRQLKDATIGELKEISGIGPAKAVELIAAIEIGKRISRLQFEERYTIRSPEDGARYLMDEMRFLHQEHFVCLYLNTKNQVLYKKTVFIGSLNTSIVHPREVFKESLKRSSASIICFHNHPSGDPAPSREDIEVTKRLVECGKMLGIEVLDHIIIGDQKYVSLKEKGYV is encoded by the coding sequence ATGATTAGAGACTATCCAATTCAGGAAAGACCGAGAGAAAGGATGCTTCAAGAGGGTCCGGATTCTCTCTCCAATTATGAACTATTAGCAATTCTGTTAAGAACTGGAACAAAACAAATGTCGGCCATTCAATTATCACACCACATCATTCAGCATTTTGAAGGGTTGAGACAATTAAAGGATGCTACAATCGGGGAACTTAAAGAAATTAGCGGTATCGGACCAGCAAAAGCAGTTGAATTAATTGCTGCGATAGAAATTGGCAAACGGATAAGCCGTTTGCAATTTGAAGAAAGATATACGATAAGGTCCCCCGAAGATGGTGCCAGGTATTTGATGGATGAAATGAGGTTTCTGCACCAGGAACATTTTGTGTGTTTATATTTAAACACTAAAAACCAAGTGCTGTATAAGAAAACCGTTTTTATAGGCAGCCTGAATACTTCAATTGTACATCCGAGAGAAGTGTTTAAGGAAAGCTTGAAACGTTCGAGTGCATCGATCATTTGTTTTCATAATCATCCGAGCGGAGACCCGGCTCCGAGCAGGGAAGATATTGAAGTGACAAAGAGATTAGTAGAGTGTGGAAAAATGCTTGGAATCGAAGTGCTGGACCATATTATTATTGGTGATCAAAAATACGTAAGTTTAAAGGAAAAAGGATATGTTTAA